A region from the Parabacteroides sp. FAFU027 genome encodes:
- the cysI gene encoding assimilatory sulfite reductase (NADPH) hemoprotein subunit, producing the protein MSNKPLSDLERIKTESNYLRGTLVESLADPITGALAPDDQQLIKFHGAYQQTDRDFDEERRRQKLEPLISFMIRVRVPGGVLTPKQWLDLDELTEKHCKPTLKLTTRQAVELHGVVKRKMKTAMQGIHATLLDSLAGCGDVNRNVMTSANPWESPVHQLVFDDALKIHKEFTPRTTAYHEIWLDDELVVGGEKKEDHEPLYGKTYLPRKFKVAIAVPPRNDVDVFANDLGFIAIVENGELVGYNLLAGGGMGSTFGMETTYPRLANVIGFVKKEDIVEAAKAVLIFQRDHGNRSERKFSRLKYTIDRLGLAYFNEQIKDALGDKLSEARPFKFDSNGDKLGWSKGYNGKWYFTLFIQGGKVRDDKHLQLKTALREIASVLKGNFTLTGNQNLVVGDIDEQDKAEIEALLEKWNLVKPLSGLRRNNIACVALPVCTMAFAEAERYAPSLIDKLEKILEKYNLLDEDILFRMTGCPNGCARPFLGEIALVGKSPGKYNLYLGAGFTGERLNKLYAELVEEHEVIGLLTPIFERFSKERLEGERFGDFVIRKGYVQATTSGLDFHQNIKLAKFHDIKPVLPKKKQTLDSILFVKKDKKKKKK; encoded by the coding sequence ATGAGCAACAAACCATTATCAGACTTAGAACGTATCAAGACCGAAAGCAACTACCTGCGCGGTACATTAGTAGAAAGTCTGGCAGACCCGATAACCGGAGCTTTGGCTCCCGATGATCAGCAATTGATCAAATTTCATGGTGCATATCAGCAAACTGACCGCGACTTCGATGAAGAACGCCGTCGTCAAAAGCTGGAACCACTTATCAGCTTCATGATTCGCGTGCGTGTACCGGGCGGAGTGCTAACCCCAAAACAGTGGCTCGACCTGGACGAACTGACCGAGAAACATTGCAAGCCTACCCTGAAGCTGACTACACGTCAGGCGGTGGAGCTTCACGGCGTGGTAAAACGCAAAATGAAAACAGCCATGCAGGGTATTCACGCCACATTGCTCGATTCATTAGCCGGTTGCGGTGATGTGAACCGTAATGTGATGACTTCTGCCAACCCGTGGGAATCTCCGGTTCACCAACTGGTATTCGACGATGCACTGAAGATTCACAAGGAATTCACACCCAGAACGACTGCTTACCATGAAATCTGGCTAGATGACGAGTTGGTAGTCGGAGGTGAGAAAAAAGAGGATCACGAACCGTTGTATGGCAAAACATATCTTCCTCGTAAATTCAAGGTGGCTATCGCTGTTCCACCACGTAATGATGTGGATGTTTTCGCCAATGACCTGGGCTTTATCGCCATTGTCGAAAACGGTGAACTGGTCGGATATAATCTCCTTGCGGGTGGTGGCATGGGTTCAACCTTTGGAATGGAAACCACCTATCCACGACTGGCTAACGTAATCGGCTTTGTCAAAAAAGAGGATATCGTGGAGGCTGCCAAAGCTGTACTGATTTTCCAACGCGACCACGGAAACCGCTCCGAGCGTAAATTCTCCCGTCTGAAATATACCATCGACCGTCTGGGTCTGGCCTATTTTAACGAACAAATCAAAGATGCCCTCGGGGATAAACTGAGTGAAGCCCGTCCATTTAAGTTTGACAGCAACGGTGACAAACTGGGGTGGAGCAAAGGCTACAACGGGAAATGGTACTTTACCCTCTTCATCCAGGGCGGTAAAGTCCGCGATGATAAACACCTGCAACTCAAAACTGCATTGCGCGAAATCGCATCGGTACTGAAAGGAAACTTCACCCTGACCGGTAATCAAAACCTTGTAGTTGGAGACATCGACGAACAGGACAAAGCGGAAATCGAAGCTTTACTCGAGAAATGGAACCTTGTCAAGCCGCTCAGCGGATTGCGACGCAACAACATTGCCTGCGTGGCATTGCCGGTATGTACGATGGCTTTTGCCGAAGCGGAACGTTATGCTCCTTCGTTGATAGACAAGCTCGAAAAGATTTTGGAAAAATACAACCTGCTGGACGAAGATATTCTCTTCCGTATGACCGGTTGTCCAAACGGTTGCGCCCGTCCGTTCCTCGGAGAGATTGCATTGGTGGGAAAATCGCCGGGTAAATACAATCTTTACCTTGGTGCCGGATTTACGGGTGAACGCCTCAACAAGCTCTATGCTGAACTGGTGGAAGAGCACGAGGTAATCGGCCTTTTAACCCCTATCTTCGAACGTTTCTCCAAAGAGAGACTGGAAGGCGAACGGTTTGGCGACTTTGTTATCCGCAAAGGATATGTGCAGGCAACCACCAGCGGACTTGATTTTCACCAAAATATCAAACTGGCAAAATTTCACGATATCAAACCAGTATTGCCAAAGAAGAAACAGACGCTTGACTCTATTCTTTTCGTGAAAAAGGATAAGAAAAAGAAGAAGAAATAA
- a CDS encoding NPCBM/NEW2 domain-containing protein: protein MIKKHLLSGALLACLLSTNTFAQNKSDYHDWAKTPPMGWNSWDCYGPTVVESEVKANADYMSKYMKKYGWEYVIVDIRWYISNDKAHGYNEKDAQYNIDEYGRLTPAVNRFPSAADGKGFKALADYIHSKGLKFGIHIMRGVPIEAVKRNLPIKGSSAKASDIYSKEEQCTWLRDMYTVVPGRNGAQEYYNSILELYASWGVDFIKVDDLSSPIYHQGEIEMIRKAIDRTGRHIVFSTSPGETPIDKAKHVQQHANMWRTVGDYWDSWDQLKEHFDVFHRWAPFIMDGAFPDGDMLPMGRLGIRAERGNDRMSAFTHEEQQLMMSLWCINRSPLMFGGDLPSNDAFTLSMITNPRVLDVMKYSKNNRELYKQNDKVAWAADDTKSKDKYVALFYIADQKQISEEKAVYNSGLITRQTPGQCANINVDIKGKKKLYLIVSGGEDGTSWDHADWINPVLTNGKDSIQLTSLKWKKASCGWGKVSIGKAVSGSDLMVNKVKYANGIGTHANSVIEYDLPEGYDRFSATVGLDNAGAVQNEGGTIKFMVFTENPSGPMPAETSEVSVDLKSLGINGECTVTDLWSGAKLGTFKGKFTQTLKRHAGGLYRISVKK from the coding sequence ATGATAAAAAAACACCTTCTTTCCGGTGCCCTGCTGGCATGCCTGTTGAGCACAAACACATTTGCCCAAAACAAAAGCGACTATCACGACTGGGCGAAAACCCCGCCGATGGGCTGGAACAGCTGGGACTGCTATGGCCCCACCGTGGTCGAAAGCGAAGTCAAAGCCAACGCCGACTACATGTCTAAATACATGAAAAAGTATGGCTGGGAATATGTCATCGTCGATATCCGCTGGTACATCAGCAATGACAAGGCGCATGGCTACAACGAGAAAGATGCGCAATACAACATCGACGAATACGGACGCCTGACTCCTGCCGTAAACCGTTTCCCGTCGGCTGCCGATGGCAAAGGCTTCAAAGCACTGGCCGACTACATACACAGCAAAGGGCTGAAATTCGGTATCCACATCATGCGCGGTGTACCCATCGAAGCAGTAAAACGCAATCTGCCCATCAAAGGCAGCTCGGCCAAAGCCTCCGACATTTACAGCAAAGAGGAGCAATGTACCTGGCTTCGCGATATGTACACCGTCGTGCCGGGTCGCAACGGGGCGCAGGAGTATTACAACTCTATCCTCGAACTTTACGCTTCGTGGGGAGTAGATTTTATCAAGGTGGATGACCTCTCCTCCCCGATTTACCATCAGGGTGAAATCGAGATGATACGCAAGGCCATCGACCGCACCGGCCGTCACATCGTCTTCAGCACCTCACCGGGCGAGACTCCGATTGATAAAGCCAAACACGTGCAGCAACATGCCAACATGTGGCGCACCGTGGGTGATTACTGGGACAGTTGGGACCAGTTGAAGGAGCATTTCGACGTATTCCACCGCTGGGCGCCTTTCATCATGGACGGAGCATTCCCCGATGGTGATATGTTGCCAATGGGTCGCCTCGGTATCCGTGCCGAACGGGGCAATGACCGCATGAGCGCCTTCACCCATGAAGAGCAGCAACTGATGATGTCGCTCTGGTGCATCAACCGTTCACCGCTGATGTTTGGAGGTGATTTGCCTTCGAATGATGCCTTCACGCTCTCGATGATTACTAATCCGCGTGTGCTTGATGTGATGAAGTACAGCAAAAACAACCGCGAACTCTACAAGCAAAACGATAAAGTGGCGTGGGCTGCCGATGATACCAAGAGCAAGGACAAATATGTGGCACTTTTCTACATTGCCGACCAGAAACAGATTTCGGAGGAAAAGGCAGTTTACAACAGTGGCCTGATTACCCGCCAGACTCCCGGGCAATGCGCCAATATCAACGTCGATATTAAAGGGAAAAAGAAACTCTACCTGATTGTTTCGGGTGGAGAAGACGGTACCTCATGGGATCACGCCGACTGGATTAATCCTGTTTTGACAAATGGAAAAGATTCCATCCAGCTCACTTCCCTCAAATGGAAGAAAGCGTCCTGCGGATGGGGCAAAGTCTCCATCGGGAAAGCGGTTTCGGGTTCCGACCTGATGGTAAATAAGGTAAAATATGCCAACGGCATCGGCACACACGCCAATTCGGTGATTGAATACGACCTGCCTGAAGGATATGATCGATTCAGCGCAACGGTGGGACTGGATAATGCCGGCGCCGTTCAGAACGAAGGAGGTACCATCAAGTTTATGGTCTTTACCGAGAATCCAAGCGGACCCATGCCAGCCGAAACTTCAGAGGTGTCGGTTGACCTGAAATCATTGGGCATCAACGGTGAATGCACAGTCACCGACCTGTGGTCAGGCGCCAAACTCGGTACCTTTAAAGGAAAATTCACCCAGACACTGAAACGTCATGCGGGAGGACTGTACCGCATCTCGGTGAAAAAGTAA
- a CDS encoding pyridoxamine 5'-phosphate oxidase family protein, with product MKEHQLSRAEIETLLTEESVGNLGTISEDGYPYITPVHFVWKDEKIYIHGLRVGQKIDYLTRNPKVGFEVFRMNRLIHDAELPCDTNTDYQSVIMQGKAQMVTEEDLCIKVLDAVVAKYTPQHAGKSYPPAMLKATGVIEIEPFDITGKYFR from the coding sequence ATGAAAGAACACCAACTATCAAGAGCTGAAATAGAGACTTTACTTACAGAAGAATCAGTCGGTAACCTGGGCACCATTTCAGAAGATGGGTATCCTTACATCACCCCGGTACACTTTGTCTGGAAAGATGAAAAGATATACATCCACGGATTACGCGTCGGTCAGAAAATTGACTACCTGACCCGAAATCCGAAAGTCGGGTTTGAGGTCTTCCGGATGAATAGACTGATCCATGATGCCGAACTGCCTTGCGACACCAATACCGACTATCAGAGCGTTATTATGCAGGGAAAAGCACAAATGGTAACCGAAGAAGACCTTTGCATCAAAGTACTTGATGCCGTCGTAGCCAAATACACACCTCAACACGCCGGCAAATCATATCCTCCGGCCATGCTCAAGGCAACCGGAGTCATTGAAATTGAACCGTTTGATATTACGGGGAAATATTTCAGGTAA
- a CDS encoding assimilatory sulfite reductase (NADPH) flavoprotein subunit, with translation MNNLTTPLSAEQAQQLSQLIAHLSREQTYWVSGYFAGLLAQKPAIAAQPSPEISAVIAPEVVAEAIPAKAKVLTILYGSRTGNGEALAKLAQKMAVESGFEVSLKSMENYKAREIKDEKNLLVIVSTHGDGEPPFQAKEFYEFIHSKRAPQLNNTQFAVIGLGDRSYLKFCQVGVDLDKRLAELGAKRINDRTDCDVDFRGEGMRAISKLLSVLEKESGSATQNISVVQTAVATEEHEEHNRLNPFQATVLDKTFLHGRDSDRQTLHVELSLEGSGITYEPGDSMGVYATNPPELVDQVLETLQLNPNDKITTERGETTLSDALYKEVELTTLTPDVLNRFATTTDNAELKGILTDPAELKKFIHGKDIVDLFTHYPEKFNPEQLLGLLRKIQPRLYSISSSPLAHPDEAHLTVGVVKYNNKGRNKTGLCSVFLSDRVYEEETAPAFIEKNPNFRLPINPQTPIIMVGAGTGIAPYRAFVEHRAEQDNAGKSWLFFGNRFSESEFLYQLEWQRFLKEKTLTKMSVAFSRDSEQKVYVQDRLLENSREVFDWLENGGHFYVCGDMKKMAGDVNHALIKIIEKEGGYKHDLALEYINNLQREKRYQTDVY, from the coding sequence ATGAATAATTTGACAACACCTCTCTCAGCTGAACAGGCTCAACAATTATCACAGCTAATCGCTCACCTTTCCCGGGAGCAAACCTACTGGGTATCGGGCTATTTTGCTGGATTGTTAGCCCAAAAGCCCGCTATAGCCGCTCAACCCTCACCCGAAATAAGTGCGGTTATTGCACCTGAAGTCGTTGCCGAAGCTATCCCCGCAAAGGCAAAAGTATTAACCATATTATACGGCTCACGCACCGGAAACGGAGAAGCATTAGCCAAACTGGCTCAAAAGATGGCCGTAGAATCGGGTTTCGAGGTCTCCCTCAAAAGCATGGAGAACTACAAAGCCCGCGAAATCAAAGACGAGAAGAATCTGCTGGTTATCGTCAGCACGCACGGCGACGGTGAACCTCCTTTCCAGGCGAAAGAGTTCTACGAATTCATCCACAGTAAGCGTGCTCCGCAACTGAATAATACTCAGTTTGCAGTCATCGGACTGGGTGACCGCAGTTACCTGAAATTCTGCCAGGTAGGCGTAGATTTGGATAAACGTTTGGCCGAACTGGGCGCGAAAAGAATCAATGACCGCACCGACTGCGACGTGGATTTCCGTGGTGAAGGCATGAGAGCCATCTCCAAACTGCTTAGTGTACTTGAAAAAGAATCAGGTAGTGCTACTCAAAACATTTCTGTAGTGCAAACTGCAGTAGCCACAGAAGAGCATGAGGAGCATAACCGACTCAATCCGTTTCAGGCAACGGTATTGGATAAAACCTTCCTTCACGGACGAGACAGCGACCGCCAGACTCTGCACGTTGAATTATCACTCGAAGGTTCGGGTATTACGTATGAGCCCGGGGATTCGATGGGTGTCTACGCGACTAATCCACCGGAACTCGTAGACCAGGTATTGGAGACTTTACAGCTCAATCCAAATGATAAAATAACCACTGAACGTGGTGAAACAACACTGAGTGATGCATTGTATAAAGAGGTTGAATTGACAACGCTGACTCCGGATGTATTGAACCGCTTTGCGACTACGACAGACAATGCAGAGCTGAAAGGCATTCTGACCGATCCGGCTGAATTGAAGAAATTCATACATGGTAAAGACATTGTGGACCTGTTTACCCATTATCCTGAAAAATTCAATCCGGAGCAATTGTTGGGACTGTTGAGAAAAATACAGCCCCGCCTGTACTCCATTTCATCAAGTCCGTTGGCTCATCCCGATGAAGCACACCTGACCGTAGGAGTTGTAAAGTACAACAACAAAGGCCGTAATAAGACAGGTCTCTGTTCGGTATTCCTCTCCGACCGGGTTTATGAAGAGGAAACTGCCCCGGCATTTATTGAAAAGAATCCGAATTTCCGCTTACCGATAAACCCACAAACACCCATCATCATGGTGGGAGCCGGTACGGGAATTGCACCATACCGTGCCTTCGTTGAGCATCGTGCCGAACAGGATAATGCGGGCAAAAGCTGGCTCTTCTTCGGGAACCGCTTCTCTGAAAGTGAATTCCTCTACCAGCTGGAATGGCAACGTTTCCTGAAAGAAAAAACATTGACGAAAATGAGTGTCGCTTTCTCCCGTGATTCCGAACAGAAAGTGTATGTACAGGACAGACTTTTGGAAAATAGCCGTGAAGTATTTGACTGGCTCGAAAACGGCGGACACTTCTACGTCTGTGGAGATATGAAGAAAATGGCCGGTGACGTGAACCATGCCCTGATAAAAATCATTGAAAAAGAGGGCGGTTACAAACATGACCTGGCATTGGAATACATCAACAACCTGCAACGCGAGAAACGGTATCAGACGGATGTGTATTGA
- a CDS encoding GH92 family glycosyl hydrolase → MRHTLLLATLLFSQITFAGNNKSPYLLPFVNTFVGTAAATTDNAGKHGKQTEEFGQTLPAVLAPNGMNFMTPQTRDTEQKCIAPYYYKDTLLQGFRNSHWIVGGCTQDYGSMTLMPMLDKMAFQPEQRASRFSHKDEISTPANYSVYLEDYHIQSEMSATTRCAIFRFTFHKAGMAYIAVNPNSDEREGSIQVNASKGIITGSNPVHRIYQGWGKPAGFAGHFLVKIERPVTTYGVFQENRILEQTTELANQPRLGGYVGFPVKAGETVIVRMASSFTDLKHAEMNLQAEIPTPDFDKIKSQLEETWNKTLSKVSVTNKDYAAKRKFYTAMYHALFLPRVMNDVDGVYPAFSKGNTLFTQKGRNYYDDYSMWDTYRALHPLMNIIRPEESADMMESLVDKYRQGGWFPIFPCWNSYTAAMIGDHCGAIIADAYVKGITNFDVQKAYEGLRKNAFESPTNFEDYKNGMGRRALSSYLKYGYVPLEDSVKEAFHKNEQVARTLEYAFDDYALSRLADKLGKSDDAATLGKRAMNYRNVIDPATGYARGRYANGSFIKEFNPFNFASYITEGYPAHYTWYVPQDIPGLMSLMGGEKIFRLKLDSMFTQNRYWHGNEPCHQVAFLFNYTQEVWRTQKYVNANLQSEYKDTPGGLSGNDDAGQMSAWYIFAALGFYPVTPATPYYLISGPTFERASIALPQGKSFTLIAKNHSPANIYIQSVTLNGKPYTKNYISHFDIVKGGEMVFVMGAKPSGWGVGMCPR, encoded by the coding sequence ATGAGACACACTTTGCTCCTCGCCACCCTCCTCTTTTCCCAAATCACATTTGCAGGAAACAATAAATCGCCATACCTGCTGCCATTTGTCAATACCTTTGTGGGAACGGCAGCCGCAACGACCGACAATGCCGGTAAGCATGGCAAGCAGACCGAAGAGTTTGGGCAGACCCTTCCGGCAGTACTCGCCCCCAACGGGATGAACTTCATGACGCCGCAAACCCGTGACACGGAACAGAAATGTATAGCCCCCTATTACTATAAAGATACACTGCTACAGGGCTTCCGCAACTCTCACTGGATAGTGGGCGGATGCACACAGGACTACGGCAGCATGACGCTGATGCCGATGCTCGATAAGATGGCTTTCCAGCCGGAACAACGGGCATCACGTTTCAGCCATAAAGATGAGATTTCGACTCCCGCCAATTATTCGGTTTACCTGGAAGATTACCATATTCAGAGCGAGATGAGCGCAACTACCCGCTGCGCTATCTTCCGCTTCACCTTTCACAAGGCGGGGATGGCCTACATTGCCGTCAATCCCAACAGCGACGAGAGGGAAGGCTCCATTCAGGTAAATGCTTCGAAAGGCATCATCACCGGTTCCAATCCGGTACATCGCATTTATCAGGGATGGGGAAAGCCGGCAGGATTTGCCGGTCATTTTTTAGTGAAAATAGAGCGACCGGTTACAACTTATGGTGTATTTCAGGAAAACAGGATTTTAGAGCAAACGACCGAACTAGCCAACCAGCCCCGCCTCGGTGGATATGTGGGCTTTCCGGTGAAGGCGGGCGAGACGGTTATCGTCCGCATGGCCTCCTCCTTCACCGACCTGAAACATGCGGAGATGAACCTGCAAGCGGAGATTCCGACTCCCGATTTCGATAAAATCAAATCACAACTGGAAGAGACTTGGAACAAAACATTATCCAAAGTCTCTGTTACCAATAAAGATTATGCCGCCAAACGCAAGTTTTACACGGCAATGTACCACGCGCTGTTCCTGCCGCGGGTGATGAACGATGTGGATGGGGTCTATCCCGCATTTTCCAAAGGCAATACTCTATTTACCCAAAAGGGAAGAAACTACTACGACGACTACAGCATGTGGGACACCTACCGTGCGCTTCATCCGCTGATGAACATCATTCGTCCGGAGGAGTCGGCCGATATGATGGAGTCGTTGGTGGACAAATACCGGCAGGGCGGCTGGTTCCCCATTTTTCCATGTTGGAACAGCTATACCGCGGCGATGATAGGCGACCACTGCGGCGCCATAATTGCCGATGCTTATGTGAAAGGGATTACCAATTTCGACGTACAAAAGGCGTATGAAGGATTACGAAAAAATGCCTTTGAGTCGCCCACCAATTTCGAAGATTACAAAAACGGCATGGGGCGCCGCGCCCTTTCCTCCTACCTCAAATACGGTTATGTGCCGTTGGAGGATTCGGTGAAAGAGGCATTTCACAAAAACGAACAGGTAGCGCGCACGCTCGAATATGCCTTTGACGACTATGCCTTGTCGCGATTGGCGGATAAGTTGGGCAAGTCAGACGATGCGGCCACGTTGGGCAAACGGGCGATGAACTACCGCAACGTGATAGACCCGGCCACCGGTTATGCGCGTGGTCGCTATGCCAACGGTTCATTTATCAAGGAATTTAATCCGTTTAACTTTGCCAGCTATATCACCGAAGGCTACCCGGCACACTACACCTGGTACGTGCCGCAGGATATCCCGGGACTGATGTCGCTGATGGGCGGTGAGAAAATCTTTCGCCTGAAGCTTGATTCGATGTTTACCCAAAACCGTTACTGGCACGGTAATGAGCCCTGCCATCAGGTGGCGTTTCTGTTCAATTATACCCAAGAAGTTTGGCGCACGCAGAAGTATGTCAACGCCAATCTGCAAAGCGAATACAAAGACACACCCGGTGGACTTTCGGGCAACGATGATGCGGGGCAGATGTCGGCCTGGTACATCTTTGCCGCATTGGGATTTTACCCTGTCACACCGGCCACGCCTTACTATCTGATTTCGGGGCCGACCTTCGAACGGGCTTCCATCGCCTTGCCGCAGGGGAAATCATTTACTCTGATTGCCAAGAATCATTCGCCCGCCAACATCTACATCCAATCGGTCACCCTCAACGGGAAGCCTTACACGAAAAACTATATCTCCCATTTTGATATCGTAAAAGGCGGGGAAATGGTCTTCGTGATGGGGGCTAAACCGTCCGGTTGGGGCGTGGGGATGTGTCCGAGGTAG
- a CDS encoding beta strand repeat-containing protein has product MRKIRLLLVAAAAFIGAMTALATTAPSYIVNEAFTGLTAYPTGWGTGTALYGGSAGATIASDKLTVSASAGGGNRGLTINHPSSGSETLVYVDFDWTITSATVGYRNALGLYLHDSNGYDILGLYLSGNDAKFHLQNLDNSTAAFLSGGNFNKAAADNTSCNTLNASTITTLSWSTGTTYNVKATLDISNHTVTYLKITNNSTSAFYETTGSLNFLNTSAANISKISIFNSRANNTGTNGSTVTFSNAIDNFKTYKMVEITGTANVTINYLDTDGNTIKTARTEADQVIGSTYPALSTDKASFNDGSFYYAYDATATTADNVVVASGGSAINLKFKKTALTAGTYTWTNASSANWNETEANFTTDGSNSLAYQNSNAVSFPATATQKSVSLTGALDLGSNNVNLAGDGYTLAGSGSLTGTGTLNLNLNTGETASLNLTNNLTGGVAINGGIAVILKDAAASKLTVANGATLNLSTGAAFSKAITGATGSLNILPTSNVTYSSAITGVDALNYALPSAGSVTTAGVFSSMPILNNNYSGAINVGTSLTAAMFGSTINFTSNKVALGDNVSMVYTTNPATDGSTTVSIGELTGTSASKIMGARLRTLTYSIGGLNTDAVFAGTFENFAADAWSNIPVLNITKVGTGSLTLTGNNSAYLSGTATVSAGRLIVNGSLGTTAVVATVGANGTLSGTGTINGATTVNGTLEGNLNFGSTLSLAGTTNLTVNGFNTGEYNVVNVTGAATTGGTLNVTVNAATAPEVGTAIKLINAGSYAGGFTTVNVPIGYAYTEATGTLTYNGTGVPTAINNGKAGAVSIYPTLTKGSINVTNAKAATIEVSNVAGVTVQIVKSTDDNTSLQLSALSNGAYIVKVSLANGSVKVQKVILQK; this is encoded by the coding sequence ATGAGAAAAATTAGACTTCTTTTGGTCGCTGCGGCGGCGTTTATTGGAGCAATGACCGCATTGGCCACTACTGCTCCGAGTTATATTGTAAATGAGGCTTTTACCGGCTTAACTGCTTATCCTACAGGGTGGGGTACAGGAACAGCTCTTTATGGTGGTTCTGCCGGAGCAACAATTGCCAGCGATAAATTAACTGTTTCCGCATCTGCTGGTGGTGGTAACCGAGGTCTTACAATAAATCATCCAAGTAGTGGTTCAGAAACACTTGTATATGTCGATTTCGATTGGACAATCACGTCTGCAACAGTTGGGTACAGAAATGCACTCGGCCTATACTTACATGACAGCAATGGTTATGACATTTTGGGATTGTATCTCTCTGGTAACGATGCTAAATTTCACCTTCAGAATTTAGATAATTCAACTGCTGCTTTTCTTAGTGGAGGAAACTTCAATAAAGCTGCTGCGGATAATACGTCATGTAACACATTAAATGCCTCAACAATAACCACATTATCTTGGTCTACAGGAACCACTTATAATGTCAAAGCGACATTAGACATTTCTAATCATACTGTCACCTATTTAAAAATCACAAATAATTCAACAAGCGCATTTTATGAAACTACTGGAAGTCTTAACTTTCTAAATACTAGTGCTGCCAATATCTCGAAAATAAGTATTTTTAATTCAAGAGCAAATAATACCGGTACCAATGGTAGTACTGTTACTTTTAGTAATGCTATTGACAATTTCAAAACCTATAAAATGGTGGAAATTACAGGAACTGCAAATGTTACAATCAACTATCTGGATACTGACGGTAATACTATTAAAACTGCCAGAACAGAGGCAGATCAAGTTATTGGTTCTACATATCCAGCACTCTCTACAGACAAAGCGTCCTTCAATGACGGTTCATTCTACTATGCTTATGATGCAACAGCAACAACAGCCGACAATGTAGTTGTTGCATCTGGAGGCTCTGCAATCAATCTGAAATTCAAAAAAACAGCCTTGACAGCCGGTACATATACCTGGACAAATGCCAGCAGTGCAAACTGGAACGAAACAGAAGCAAACTTCACAACAGACGGAAGCAATAGTCTTGCTTACCAAAACAGCAATGCGGTATCCTTCCCTGCTACTGCAACACAGAAAAGCGTATCTCTGACCGGAGCCTTAGATCTTGGCAGCAATAATGTAAATCTTGCAGGAGATGGTTATACTCTTGCAGGTTCAGGAAGTCTTACAGGTACAGGTACATTGAACCTGAATCTAAATACGGGCGAAACAGCTTCATTGAACTTAACAAATAATCTGACCGGCGGTGTTGCCATTAATGGAGGTATTGCTGTTATCCTTAAAGATGCAGCAGCGTCTAAACTTACTGTTGCAAACGGAGCAACATTAAATCTTAGCACAGGCGCAGCATTTAGCAAAGCTATTACCGGAGCAACCGGTTCTCTGAATATCCTGCCGACATCTAATGTTACTTATTCATCTGCCATTACAGGCGTTGATGCATTAAACTACGCATTGCCATCAGCCGGATCAGTAACTACCGCTGGGGTATTTTCTTCTATGCCGATTCTGAATAATAATTACAGCGGAGCGATTAACGTGGGCACTTCACTTACGGCTGCAATGTTTGGCTCAACCATTAATTTCACCAGCAACAAAGTCGCTTTAGGGGATAATGTATCAATGGTTTACACAACAAACCCTGCAACTGATGGCTCCACAACGGTCTCTATCGGTGAATTGACAGGAACTTCAGCATCAAAAATAATGGGTGCGCGTTTAAGAACTCTTACTTACTCGATCGGAGGTTTGAATACTGATGCTGTATTTGCTGGTACTTTTGAAAATTTTGCTGCTGATGCATGGAGTAATATACCAGTACTCAACATCACAAAAGTAGGAACTGGCTCTTTAACTCTGACAGGAAACAATTCTGCATATCTTTCAGGTACAGCCACTGTTAGCGCCGGTAGACTTATTGTAAATGGATCTTTAGGAACTACTGCTGTTGTTGCAACTGTAGGAGCTAACGGAACTCTTAGCGGTACCGGTACCATCAACGGTGCAACTACCGTAAACGGAACACTTGAAGGAAACCTTAACTTCGGAAGCACACTTTCACTTGCAGGAACAACCAATCTGACAGTGAATGGATTCAATACCGGTGAATACAACGTTGTTAATGTGACAGGTGCTGCAACTACCGGTGGAACACTGAACGTGACTGTAAATGCTGCGACTGCTCCGGAAGTAGGCACTGCAATCAAATTGATCAATGCAGGTTCTTACGCTGGTGGATTCACAACTGTAAATGTTCCTATCGGATACGCTTACACCGAAGCAACAGGAACTCTTACCTACAATGGAACTGGTGTCCCTACCGCCATCAACAATGGTAAAGCAGGTGCAGTAAGCATCTATCCTACCCTGACAAAAGGTAGCATTAATGTTACCAATGCAAAAGCTGCAACAATTGAAGTTAGCAACGTAGCTGGTGTTACTGTTCAGATCGTAAAATCAACTGACGACAACACTTCTCTTCAACTGTCGGCATTGTCAAATGGAGCTTACATCGTAAAAGTTAGTTTGGCTAACGGTTCAGTAAAAGTTCAAAAAGTGATTCTTCAGAAATAA